In Trifolium pratense cultivar HEN17-A07 linkage group LG7, ARS_RC_1.1, whole genome shotgun sequence, a genomic segment contains:
- the LOC123896837 gene encoding diacylglycerol kinase 5-like, which yields MASRNSEFLKNFWIPNHVLVPGSKVDHGEIDGDGPKCPVLVFVNSKSGGQLGGELLKTYRSLLKEKQVFDLGEETPDKVLSRIYANLENLKVQGDQLAIWTMERLRLIVAGGDGTAGWLLGVVCDLKLSHSPPIATVPLGTGNNLPFAFGWGKKNPGTDEQSVLSFLDKVMKAKEMKIDNWHLLMRMKTPKHGACDPIAPLELPHSLHAFHRVSEADELNIEGCHTFRGGFWNYFSMGMDAQVSYAFHSERKLHPEKFKNQLVNQSTYAKLGCTQGWFLASLTHPPKRNIAHMGKVKVMKTPGHWEDLEIPSSIRSIVCLNLPSFSGGFNPWGTPNSRKQRDRAFTPPFVDDGLIEVVGFRDAWHGLVLLAPNGHGTRLAQAKRIRFEFHKGAADHTYMRIDGEPWKQPLPVDDDTVLVEISHHGQVNMLATHESKSKSVCDPSSPHHNDAEEDDNEEDSLADEFRKFGAADTFKIPDEVDIAHLS from the exons ATGGCATCACGCAATTCTGAATTCTTGAAGAACTTTTGGATCCCGAATCACGTTCTCGTGCCGGGTTCTAAGGTTGATCATGGTGAGATTGATGGTGATGGACCAAAGTGTCCGGTGCTTGTTTTTGTTAACTCTAAGAGTGGTGGTCAGTTAGGTGGAGAACTCTTGAAAACCTACCGTTCACTTCTCAAAGAAAAACAG GTTTTTGATTTGGGAGAAGAGACTCCTGATAAGGTTTTGAGTAGAATTTATGCTAATTTGGAAAACTTGAAGGTTCAGGGTGATCAACTTGCTATATGGACTATGGAGAGATTGAGATTAATT GTTGCAGGGGGTGATGGAACAGCTGGCTGGTTGCTTGGAGTTGTTTGTGATCTCAAATTATCTCATTCGCCTCCCATAGCCACGGTTCCCTTGGGCACCGGGAATAATCTACCATTTGCATTTGGTTGG GGGAAGAAGAACCCGGGAACAGATGAACAATCTGTTTTGTCATTCCTTGATAAAGTAATGAAGGCTAAGGAAATGAAAATTGATAA CTGGCACCTTCTTATGCGGATGAAGACTCCGAAACACGGTGCCTGTGATCCTATTGCTCCTCTTGAGTTACCTCATTCTCTTCATGCCTTCCATCGAGTATCTGAGGCAGATGAACTTAATATA GAAGGTTGCCATACATTTCGTGGGGGATTTTGGAATTACTTCAGCATGG GAATGGATGCTCAAGTGTCCTATGCATTTCATTCTGAACGTAAATTGCACCctgaaaaattcaaaaatcaGTTGGTTAATCAG AGCACTTATGCTAAGCTTGGATGCACACAAGGATGGTTTTTAGCTTCACTAACTCATCCTCCGAAAAG GAACATAGCACATATGGGAAAAGTCAAAGTCATGAAAACACCTGGTCATTGGGAAGATCTAGAAATACCTTCCAG CATCCGATCAATTGTATGCCTTAACTTGCCTAGCTTTTCTGGTGGATTTAATCCATGGGGTACACCAAACAGCAGGAAGCAGCGTGAT AGAGCTTTTACACCTCCATTTGTAGATGATGGTCTTATTGAAGTTGTTGGATTTAGAGATGCGTGGCATGGGCTTGTTTTACTTGCTCCAAATGGACATGGAACTCGCCTTGCTCAG GCAAAAAGAATCCGCTTTGAGTTTCACAAAGGTGCAGCAGATCATACATACATGAGGATTGATGGGGAACCATGGAAGCAACCTCTCCCAGTTGATGATGATACTGTTTTGGTAGAGATTTCTCACCATGGCCAGGTTAACATGCTTGCTACTCATGAGTCCAAGTCTAAAAGTGTGTGTGATCCATCATCACCTCATCATAATGATGCTGAAGAAGATGATAATGAAGAAGACAGTTTAGCAGATGAATTTCGAAAATTTGGTGCAGCAGATACTTTCAAAATCCCTGATGAGGTAGATATTGCTCATCTTAGTTAG